In the Bicyclus anynana chromosome 6, ilBicAnyn1.1, whole genome shotgun sequence genome, one interval contains:
- the LOC112046679 gene encoding GDP-fucose transporter 1, translated as MKDPRSELCSKYIKIFLVVSCYWVVSIATVFVNKSLLSGQSVNLEAPLFITWFQCVVSFVICFTLSTTGGITGVFSFPKGSPWCKEVARNVVPLSIMFTLMIAFNNLCLKYVGVPFYFIGRSLTTVFNVALSWVLLKQATSMRCMLCCACIIFGFYLGVDQENVLGSFSLLGTVYGVAGSLMLSLYSIYTKKVLPSVNQEVWLLSYYNNAYSIIIFLPLIVMNGELSVLWNYNKFGSTFFWIQMIIGGVCGFAIGYVTSLQIKVTSPLTHNISGTAKACAQTVIATEWYNESKNTLWWSSNIIVLASSAMYARFKQLEMEEQAKKPIPEDRKSLV; from the exons GGTTGTATCAATAGCCACagtatttgtaaacaaaagCCTGCTGAGCGGCCAATCAGTGAACTTGGAGGCTCCTTTGTTCATCACATGGTTTCAATGTGTCGTCTCATTTGTTATATGTTTCACTTTGAGCACTACTGGAGGTATAACTGGTGTGTTCAGCTTCCCCAAAGGTAGTCCTTGGTGCAAAGAAGTGGCAAGGAAT GTGGTTCCTTTATCAATAATGTTTACATTGATGATAGCATTCAACAACCTCTGTCTCAAGTATGTGGGAGTGCCGTTCTACTTCATAGGCAGATCGCTCACTACGGTCTTCAATGTGGCACTCAGTTGGGTGCTGTTGAAACAGGCTACATCTATGAGATGCATGCTGTGCTGTGCTTGCATCATATTTGGATTCTACCTCGGAGTTGATCAGGAGAATGTGTTAG GGTCATTTTCCCTTCTCGGAACGGTATACGGCGTTGCCGGTTCCCTCATGCTGTCTCTTTACTCCATCTACACAAAGAAAGTGTTGCCAAGCGTCAACCAGGAGGTGTGGCTCCTGTCATATTACAACAACGCTTACTCCATCATAATATTCCTGCCCCTGATAGTGATGAACGGGGAGCTGAGCGTTTTGTGGAACTACAACAAATTTGGTAGCACTTTCTTCTGGATACAAATGATTATTGGTGGCGTTTGCGGATTTGCTATTGGATATGTGACTTCGCTGCAAATAAAG GTGACGTCTCCCTTAACCCACAACATATCGGGCACGGCCAAAGCCTGCGCTCAGACAGTCATAGCAACCGAATGGTACAACGAGAGCAAGAACACCCTGTGGTGGTCGTCCAACATCATCGTGCTAGCGAGCAGCGCTATGTACGCGAGGTTCAAACAACTCGAAATGGAGGAGCAAGCCAAGAAACCCATACCTGAAGACCGTAAGAGCTTAGTAtga